Proteins found in one Coffea eugenioides isolate CCC68of chromosome 5, Ceug_1.0, whole genome shotgun sequence genomic segment:
- the LOC113771776 gene encoding cyclase-like protein 2, whose translation MKKSISCLVLLSLACIASFANTSDGQSDGCKIYDITHTVKNNMPTFGSLLGAKDVIKEFQGQATITGTITVGTHLGTHVDAPSHIFPGLLGQPGFTVDALDLKTLMGSVLVVETPKDRNITSEVMQSLQIPPGTNRVIFKTANTDNRLMDTGFFVPNYTGFTATGAEWLVKNTNITFVGIDYMSVAVIDEIVPVHITLLTSHKIIPVENLKLDGIAPGNYNVLCFPLKVVAEAAPVRCILLDAACH comes from the coding sequence ATGAAGAAATCAATCTCCTGCTTGGTTCTTTTATCCCTGGCCTGCATTGCCTCCTTTGCCAACACCTCTGATGGACAATCCGATGGCTGTAAAATATATGACATCACTCATACCGTAAAGAATAATATGCCTACTTTTGGAAGCTTGTTAGGTGCTAAAGATGTGATAAAAGAATTTCAAGGGCAAGCTACCATCACTGGTACCATCACCGTGGGCACTCATCTTGGCACCCATGTTGATGCCCCTTCACACATTTTCCCGGGTTTGTTAGGACAGCCTGGATTCACAGTTGATGCCCTCGACCTCAAAACCCTCATGGGTTCGGTCTTGGTTGTCGAGACGCCTAAAGACAGGAACATAACTAGTGAAGTTATGCAGTCTCTGCAAATTCCTCCAGGGACAAATAGAGTGATTTTTAAGACAGCAAACACTGATAATCGCCTTATGGATACAGGCTTCTTTGTACCTAATTATACTGGATTTACAGCAACAGGGGCAGAATGGTTGGTGAAAAATACTAATATTACATTTGTTGGGATTGATTACATGTCTGTTGCAGTTATTGATGAAATTGTTCCGGTTCATATAACGTTGTTGACCAGCCATAAGATTATCCCTGTTGAAAATTTGAAGCTTGATGGTATTGCTCCGGGGAACTACAATGTTCTTTGCTTTCCTTTAAAGGTAGTTGCTGAGGCCGCACCAGTCAGGTGCATTCTCTTGGATGCAGCATGTCACTGA